The genomic segment ATCATAGTCACTTTATGTCTGAGAAAAGCAGGGCAGTTTGCCGGTTTAGTTGGAAAAAAGCGATTAGCCAATCATTCAAATTCGTGTCCATATTCTGGAGGTATTGAATaccttgaataaaataaaatatataatatataattacaaaaaataataataaaatgtaagtgtaATCTTACAATGCATTTCGATTTCCAACATGTATACAGTTAATACTATACAAGTCCATGTCTTCcgagtttatttatataaggttTATTTCATGATacggaattaaaatatactgaaaaacattataaaaacaaaattaatgtttagattggtcaagtctacattagttttgccttttgacaaataataatattatatacgtttaataaatgtatccaTACAAATCTTCACTGAATCTTTACGGCAATGACACAGTGAAGCTTTTATCCCATACTCCACCCAACGTGGAGATGCAAAATTTATAGCTTCAGCTATATTGAAGCCATTATTATACCCACCATGATATCCAAAGGGGAATGTTATAATGAATTCCCCTTTCTCCTGTGTgatctataacaaaaaataatattgatcataaaaaatcccaattacctacttataaaaaagtttataattataaattcttaattatttactttattatagggTATAGCATTTTGTTCCAAAATATTAGGAGATATCATAGTCACTTTATGCCTGAGAAAAGCAGGGCAGTTTGCCGGTTTAGTTGGAAAAAAGCGATTAGCCAATCATTCAAATTCGTGTCCATATTCTGGAGGTATTGAATaccttgaataaaataaaatatataatatataattacaaaaaataataataaaatgtaagtgtaATCTTACAATGCATTTCGATTTCCAACATGTATACAGTTAATACTATACAAGTCCATGTCTTccgtgtttatttatataaggttTATTTCATGATacggaattaaaatatactgaaaaacattataaaaaaagaaattaacgtttaaattggtcaaatctacattagttttgccttttgacaaataataatattatatacgtttaataaatgtatccaTACAAATCTTCACTGAATCTTTACGGCAATGACACAGTGAAGCTTTTATCCCATACTCCACCCAACGTGGAGATGCAAAATTTATAGCTTCAGCTATATTGAAGCCATTATTATACCCACTATGATATCCAAAGGGGAATGTTATAATGAATTCCCCTTTCTCCTGTGTGatctataacaaataataatattgatcataaaaaatcccaattacctacttataaaaaagtttataattataaattcttaattatttactttattatagggTATAGCATTTTGTTCCAAAATATTAGGAGATATCATAGTCACTTTATGCCTGAGAAAAGCAGGGCAGTTTGCCGGTTTAGTTGGAAAAAAGCGATTAGCCAATCATTCAAATTCGTGTCCATATTCTGGAGGTATTGAATaccttgaataaaataaaatatataatatataattacaaaaaataataataaaatgtaagtgtaATCTTACAATGCATTTCGATTTCCAACATGTATACAGTTAATACTATACAAGTCCATGTCTTccgtgtttatttatataaggttTATTTCATGATacggaattaaaatatactgaaaaacattataaaaacaaaattaatgtttagattggtcaaatctacattagttttgccttttgacaaataataatattatatacgtttaataaatgTGTCCATACAAATCTTCACTGAATCTTTACGGCAATGACACAGTGAAGCTTTTATCCCATACTCCACCCAACGTGGAGATGATGCAAAATGTATAGTTTCAGCCATGTTAAATCCGTAGTTAAAGCCACTATGATATCCAAAGGGGAACGTTATAATGAATTCCCCTTTCTCCTGTGTgatctataacaaaaaataatattgatcataaaaaatcccaattacctacttataaaaaagtttataattataaattcttaattatttactttattatagggTATAGCATTTTGTTCCAAAATATTAGGAGATATCATAGTCACTTTATGCCTGAGAAAAGCAGGGCAGTTTGCCGGTTTAGTTGGAAAAAAGCGATTAGCCAATAATTCAAATTCGTGTCCATATTCTGGAGGTATTGAATaccttgaataaaataaaatatataatatataattacaaaaaataataataaaatgtaagtgtaATCTTACAATGCATTTCGATTTCCAACATGTATACAGTTAATACTATACAAGTCCATGTCTTccgtgtttatttatataaggttTATTTCATGATacggaattaaaatatactgaaaaacattataaaaaaagaaattaacgtttaaattggtcaaatctacattagttttgccttttgacaaataataatattatatacgtttaataaatgtatccaTACAAATCTTCACTGAATCTTTACGGCAATGACACAGTGAAGCTTTTATCCCATACTCCACCCAACGTGGAGATGCAAAATGTATAGCTTCAGCCATGTTAAATCTGTAGTTAAAGCCACTATGATATCCAAAGGGGAACGTTATAATGAATTCCCCTTTCTCCTGTGTgatctataacaaaaaataatattgatcataaaaaatcccaattacctacttataaaaaagtttataattataaattcttaattatttactttattatagggTATAGCATTTTGTTCCAAAATATTAGGAGATATCATAGTCACTTTATGCCTGAGAAAAGCAGGGCAGTTTGCCGGTTTAGTTGGAAAAAAGCGATTAGCCAATCATTCAAATTCGTGTCCATATTCTGGAGGTATTGAATaccttgaataaaataaaatatataatatataattacaaaaaataataataaaatgtaagtgtaATCTTACAATGCATTTCGATTTCCAACATGTATACAGTTAATACTATACAAGTCCATGTCTTccgtgtttatttatataaggttTATTTCATGATacggaattaaaatatactgaaaaacattataaaaacaaaattaatgtttagattggtcaagtctacattagttttgccttttgacaaataataatattatatacgtttaataaatgtatccaTACAAATCTTCACTGAATCTTTACGGCAATGACACAGTGAAGCTTTTATCCCATACTCCACCCAACGTGGAGATGCAAAATTTATAGCTTCAGCTATATTGAAGCCATTATTATACCCACCATGATATCCAAAGGGGAATGTTATAATGAATTCCCCTTTCTCCTGTGTgatctataacaaaaaataatattgatcataaaaaatcccaattacctacttataaaaaagtttataattataaattcttaattatttactttattatagggTATAGCATTTTGTTCCAAAATATTAGGAGATATCATAGTCACTTTATGCCTGAGAAAAGCAGGGCAGTTTGCCGGTTTAGTTGGAAAAAAGCGATTAGCCAATAATTCAAATTCGTGTCCATATTCTGGAGGTATTGAATaccttgaataaaataaaatatataatatataattacaaaaaataataataaaatgtaagtgtaATCTTACAATGCATTTCGATTTCCAACATGTATACAGTTAATACTATACAAGTCCATGTCTTccgtgtttatttatataaggttTATTTCATGATacggaattaaaatatactgaaaaacattataaaaaaagaaattaacgtttaaattggtcaaatctacattagttttgccttttgacaaataataatattatatacgtttaataaatgtatccaTACAAATCTTCACTGAATCTTTACGGGCAATGACACAGTGAAGCTTTTATCCCATACTCCACCCACGTGGAGATGCAAAATGTATAGTTTCAGCCATGTTAAATCCGTAGTTAAAGCCACTATGATATCCAAAGGGGAACGTTATAATGAATTCCCCTTTCTCCTGTGTGatctataacaaataataatattgatcataaaaaatcccaattacctacttataaaaaagtttataattataaattcttaattatttactttattatagggTATAgcattttgttcaaaaatattaggaGATATCATAGTCACTTTATGCCTGAGAAAAGCAGGGCAGTTTGCCGGTTTAGTTGGAAAAAAGCGATTAGCCAATCATTCAAATTCGTGTCCATATTCTGGAGGTATTGAATaccttgaataaaataaaatatataatatataattacaaaaaataataataaaatgtaagtgtaATCTTACAATGCATTTCGATTTCCAACATGTATACAGTTAATACTATACAAGTCCATGTCTTccgtgtttatttatataaggttTATTTCATGATacggaattaaaatatactgaaaaacattataaaaacaaaattaatgtttagattggtcaagtctacattagttttgccttttgacaaataataatattatatacgtttaataaatgTGTCCATACAAATCTTCACTGAATCTTTACGGCAATGACACAGTGAAGCTTTTATCCCATACTCCACCCAACGTGGAGATGATGCAAAATGTATAGTTTCAGCCATGTTAAATCCGTAGTTAAAGCCACTATGATATCCAAAGGGGAACGTTATAATGAATTCCCCTTTCTCCTGTGtgatctatataaaaaataatattgatcataaaaaatcccaattacctacttataaaaaagtttataattataaattcttaattatttactttattatagggTATAGCATTTTGTTCCAAAATATTAGGAGATATCATAGTCACTTTATGCCTGAGAAAAGCAGGGCAGTTTGCCGGTTTAGTTGGAAAAAAGCGATTAGCCAATCATTCAAATTCGTGTCCATATTCTGGAGGTATTGAATaccttgaataaaataaaatatataatatataattacaaaaaataataataaaatgtaagtgtaATCTTACAATGCATTTCGATTTCCAACATGTATACAGTTAATACTATACAAGTCCATGTCTTccgtgtttatttatataaggttTATTTCATGATacggaattaaaatatactgaaaaacattataaaaacaaaattaatgtttagattggtcaagtctacattagttttgccttttgacaaataataatattatatacgtttaataaatgtatccaTACAAATCTTCACTGAATCTTTACGGCAATGACACAGTGAAGCTTTTATCCCATACTCCACCCAACGTGGAGATGCAAAATTTATAGCTTCAGCTATATTGAAGCCATTATTATACCCACCATGATATCCAAAGGGGAATGTTATAATGAATTCCCCTTTCTCCTGTGTgatctataacaaaaaataatattgatcataaaaaatcccaattacctacttataaaaaagtttataattataaattcttaattatttactttattatagggTATAGCATTTTGTTCCAAAATATTAGGAGATATCATAGTCACTTTATGCCTGAGAAAAGCAGGGCAGTTTGCCGGTTTAGTTGGAAAAAAGCGATTAGCCAATCATTCAAATTCGTGTCCATATTCTGGAGGTATTGAATaccttgaataaaataaaatatataatatataattacaaaaaataataataaaatgtaagtgtaATCTTACAATGCATTTCGATTTCCAACATGTATACAGTTAATACTATACAAGTCCATGTCTTccgtgtttatttatataaggttTATTTCATGATacggaattaaaatatactgaaaaacattataaaaaaagaaattaacgtttaaattggtcaaatctacattagttttgccttttgacaaataataatattatatacgtttaataaatgtatccaTACAAATCTTCACTGAATCTTTACGGCAATGACACAGTGAAGCTTTTATCCCATACTCCACCCAACGTGGAGATGCAAAATGTATAGCTTCAGCCATGTTAAATCCGTAGTTAAAGCCACTATGATATCCAAAGGGGAATGTTATAATGAATTCCCCTTTCTCCTGTGTGatctataacaaataataatattgatcataaaaaatcccaattacctacttataaaaaagtttataattataaattcttaattatttactttattatagggTATAGCATTTTGTTCCAAAATATTAGGAGATATCATAGTCACTTTATGCCTGAGAAAAGCAGGGCAGTTTGCCGGTTTAGTTGGAAAAAAGCGATTAGCCAATCATTCAAATTCGTGTCCATATTCTGGAGGTATTGAATaccttgaataaaataaaatatataatatataattacaaaaaataataataaaatgtaagtgtaATCTTACAATGCATTTCGATTTCCAACATGTATACAGTTAATACTATACAAGTCCATGTCTTccgtgtttatttatataaggttTATTTCATGATacggaattaaaatatactgaaaaacattataaaaaaagaaattaacgtttaaattggtcaaatctacattagttttgccttttgacaaataataatattatatacgtttaataaatgTGTCCATACAAATCTTCACTGAATCTTTACGGCAATGACACAGTGAAGCTTTTATCCCATACTCCACCCAACGTGGAGATGATGCAAAATGTATAGTTTCAGCCATGTTAAATCCGTAGTTAAAGCCACTATGATATCCAAAGGGGAACGTTATAATGAATTCCCCTTTCTCCTGTGTgatctataacaaaaaataatattgatcataaaaaatcccaattacctacttataaaaaagtttataattataaattcttaattatttactttattatagggTATAGCATTTTGTTCCAAAATATTAGGAGATATCATAGTCACTTTATGCCTGAGAAAAGCAGGGCAGTTTGCCGGTTTAGTTGGAAAAAAGCGATTAGCCAATCATTCAAATTCGTGTCCATATTCTGGAGGTATTGAATaccttgaataaaataaaatatataatatataattacaaaaaataataataaaatgtaagtgtaATCTTACAATGCATTTCGATTTCCAACATGTATACagttaatactatacaattccATGTCTTccgtgtttatttatataaggttTATTTCATGATacggaattaaaatatactgaaaaacattataaaaaaagaaattaacgtttaaattggtcaaatctacattagttttgccttttgacaaataataatattatatacgtttaataaatgtatccaTACAAATCTTCACTGAATCTTTACAGCAATGACACAGTGAAGCTTTTATCCCATACTCCACCCAACGTGGAGATGCAAAATGTATAGCTTCAGCCATGTTAAATCCGTAGTTAAAGCCACTATGATATTTAAAGGGGAATGTTATAATAGAATTCCCCTTTCTCCTGTGTgatctataacaaaaaataatattgatcataaaaaatcccaattacctacttataaaaaagtttataattataaattcttaattatttactttattatagggTATAGCATTTTGTTCCAAAATATTAGGAGATATCATAGTCACTTTATGCCTGAGAAAAGCAGGGCAGTTTGCCGGTTTAGTTGGAAAAAAGCGATTAGCCAATCATTCAAATTCGTGTCCATATTCTGGAGGTATTGAATaccttgaataaaataaaatatataatatataattacaaaaaataataataaaatgtaagtgtaATCTTACAATGCATTTCGATTTCCAACATGTATACAGTTAATACTATACAAGTCCATGTCTTccgtgtttatttatataatgtttatttcatgatacggaattaaaatatactgaaaaacattataaaaacaaaattaatgtttagattggtcaaatctacattagttttgccttttgacaaataataatattatatacgtttaataaatgTGTCCATACAAATCTTCACTGAATCTTTACGGCAATGACACAGTGAAGCTTTTATCCCATACTCCACCCAACGTGGAGATGCAAAATGTATAGCTTCAGCCATGTTAAATCCGTAGTTAGAGCCACTATGATATCCAAAGGGGAATGTTATAATGAATTCCCCTTTCTCCTGTGTGatctataacaaataataatattgatcataaaaaatcccaattacctacttataaaaaagtttataattataaattcttaattatttactttattatagggTATAgcattttgttcaaaaatattaggaGATATCATAGTCACTTTATGCCTGAGAAAAGCAGGGCAGTTTGCCGGTTTAGTTGGAAAAAAGCGATTAGCCAATCATTCAAATTCGTGTCCATATTCTGGAGGTATTGAATaccttgaataaaataaaatatataatatataattacaaaaaataataataaaatgtaagtgtaATCTTACAATGCATTTCGATTTCCAACATGTATACAGTTAATACTATACAAGTCCATGTCTTccgtgtttatttatataaggttTATTTCATGATacggaattaaaatatactgaaaaacattataaaaaaagaaattaacgtttaaattggtcaaatctacattagttttgccttttgacaaataataatattatatacgtttaataaatgtatccaTACAAATCTTCACTGAATCTTTACGGCAATGACACAGTGAAGCTTTTATCCCATACTCCACCCAACGTGGAGATGCAAAATGTATAGCTTCAGCCATGTTAAATCTGTAGTTAAAGCCACTATGATATCCAAAGGGGAATGTTATAATGAATTCCCCTTTCTCCTGTGTgatctataacaaaaaataatattgatcataaaaaatcccaattacctacttataaaaaagtttataattataaattcttaattatttactttattatagggTATAGCATTTTGTTCCAAAATATTAGGAGATATCATAGTCACTTTATGCCTGAGAAAAGCAGGGCAGTTTGCCGGTTTAGTTGGAAAAAAGCGATTAGCCAATCATTCAAATTCGTGTCCATATTCTGGAGGTATTGAATaccttgaataaaataaaatatataatatataattacaaaaaataataataaaatgtaagtgtaATCTTACAATGCATTTCGATTTCCAACATGTATACAGTTAATACTATACAAGTCCATGTCTTccgtgtttatttatataaggttTATTTCATGATacggaattaaaatatactgaaaaacattataaaaaaagaaattaacgtttaaattggtcaaatctacattagttttgccttttgacaaataataatattatatacgtttaataaatgtatccaTACAAATCTTCACTGAATCTTTACGGCAATGACACAGTGAAGCTTTTATCCCATACTCCACCCAACGTGGAGATGCAAAATGTATAGCTTCAGCCATGTTAAATCTGTAGTTAAAGCCACTATGATATCCAAAGGGGAATGTTATAATGAATTCCCCTTTCTCCTGTGTgatctataacaaaaaataatattgatcataaaaaatcccaattacctacttataaaaaagtttataattataaattcttaattatttactttattatagggTATAGCATTTTGTTCCAAAATATTAGGAGATATCATAGTCACTTTATGCCTGAGAAAAGCAGGGCAGTTTGCCGGTTTAGTTGGAAAAAAGCGATTAGCCAATCATTCAAATTCGTGTCCATATTCTGGAGGTATTGAATaccttgaataaaataaaatatataatatataattacaaaaaataataataaaatgtaagtgtaATCTTACAATGCATTTCGATTTCCAACATGTATACAGTTAATACTATACAAGTCCATGTCTTccgtgtttatttatataaggttTATTTCATGATacggaattaaaatatactgaaaaacattataaaaacaaaattaatgtttagattggtcaagtctacattagttttgccttttgacaaataataatattatatacgtttaataaatgtatccaTACAAATCTTCACTGAATCTTTACGGCAATGACACAGTGAAGCTTTTATCCCATACTCCACCCAACGTGGAGATGCAAAATTTATAGCTTCAGCTATATTGAAGCCATTATTATACCCACCATGATATCCAAAGGGGAATGTTATAATGAATTCCCCTTCTCCTGTGTGATCNNNNNNNNNNNNNNNNNNNNNNNNNNNNNNNNNNNNNNNNNNNNNNNNNNaaaaaaaagttattttgtgatACGCATCTGTATTTAATGAAGTCTTTATTTTCACTCccatcaaacataaaattaatgaataatatatagatttaaatatatttttatataatataatattataatattctataatattcggtttacgtttacctatgatctgaagtctgaacataGGGAACAAGCCCGTAAACCAATATGATGTTAAACCCTGTTTACTCGTAGGACCTATGTTGgcatagagtatactctatgtATGGAGGGGTAtctctagttttaatttttgtaaaggctcTTTCGgcgttcataaaatcataaatcgtaTACGGGCATGAGACTTCCCCGTATgggcgttattataatattatacaaataattcgcATCTCCTAtgcatattgacataataaatcgtcattattcaacagttataatatactataatagtagttatatctgtgcattattcataattactaataaatgttatgtaaaactattttagtaccaatttttgcaagtaatacaaattagatttcttattaagttatctattttatattgaatgataatattgtaaaatagttattactaattattagctatggattttgtgaattatctagataaatttatctagatggctataatttgtatctagataaaaattagatgtcaattttattttttatctagataagataaagatatgaaatttttatctagataacatatctagataaatttatctagataaaattatctaaagcacaacactggccgccgggtacattactacattataataatttatatagccgctctactagctaggtgggggacagctcacacagtgcttagtggaatgacccaCCTCACCCCGCATCCGACACCACAATaaattagaatactggaattaattctggaaatcaggtgtcttgataaagtaattaataatgaataatgataaatattgcgACGACCCACGACGCCGGCACTATCAACCGTCTCCAGttagtgcatactgctcagaaatttactgatcgattacgattatagagactaaAGTGcacagataaatcaaggcgcaaaatgatttaattattgtacaagtgtacgaAGTCCGCCTCTgatcccagtagttttcaaaagcgacgtgaaaaacaaaagaataaaattaaggaaaaacgggaatttttacgcaaaatctgttttcgagaaaatcgattttggtttttggtgcaactctaaaacaaatatttgactcaatgtttatattaccattttctatacgccataacattttccaaatattttgacttattttgagctctttagggacatttgtagtttccattttagattttgagtagaacgatgaatgtattgattttacaatgatgtgtgttttttttttatttttttttatattttttttatatatttttttttattcattttttttgtgtctgtgtacacgataaatagtcgaaataatgctacgattttcagcttcagtatcttgttcgatcagaaagtgaataccgttggtgcattggggaggtcaaaatttaaatttcccagtagttttcaaaagcgccgggaaaaacaaaagaaaacttaaggaaaaaccggaatttttacgcaaaatcgatttttcacaaaattgaatttggtttttggtgtaactttaaaaaaatgatcgtagatacatgaaattttgactgaatgtttatcttagaattttctatactccataacattttcaaaatattttgatttattttgagctctttacggacattttcattttccattttttttttagttttttttctataaatatcaataaaattgtatttgtttgttaaaaaagcttgaaaatttaatagaaggttcctattatattgtttcaaaagcagatgaaaaaaattaaaaatccattgtcacaattttttttataagcatttaaagatcgaattttgacaaagtttatcaaatttaaaatcgaataattattttgttgttaaaaatttataaaatgttcaacttttatatctaaggattgaaaatttaaaacaagattccacgtataTAGCtagttctgttaccaaaaaatctaaaaaatacataagcacagtttatttttatagttattttaagttcaattttggacgaaattacatattaaaaaactattttagttattttgttgtgattttataatataattcgtgggtatttgaaacttctaaagtatactattatatatcacgATGTTTTGATGTATAACATGTTACaagtacctattggatattgttatatgattaatttggaatttattataggtacctattataggccaattttttttttaataccatagatataagacataagtacttactataatacttaagtatgtcagaattatttttcttatacagtgatattttatcattgaattcaaatttaatatcatccattatagtgacccacctgtaacatactgtacagcagagcgacacatCCACTTGCCGAcctttttgtttaattttgataatacttataatgtatgaaataaaatacagttatagtgtatacctacattgattttaacctatatacctagttaatatgCGAAATGCCGACCTGGCGTGTCACTCTGAAAATACTCTGAAAATAGATTGAAATggaatatctaataaatacacAAGGAACTGTCGTCTGTAGCGGCGCCCCGCGCAACGCTTTcgcattacaatataataaacaccgATAAGGCGAATGAAATAAACCGTCGATTCGACGACGCCGCGGCTATTCACAGCTAtttcgatttttgatttttcgagTTTCACTCTTTGTCT from the Acyrthosiphon pisum isolate AL4f chromosome X, pea_aphid_22Mar2018_4r6ur, whole genome shotgun sequence genome contains:
- the LOC100569025 gene encoding probable lysine-specific demethylase 4A isoform X2, with the protein product MDLYSINCIHVGNRNALYSIPPEYGHEFELLANRFFPTKPANCPAFLRHKVTMISPNILEQNAIPYNKITQEKGEFIITFPFGYHGGYNNGFNIAEAINFASPRWVEYGIKASLCHCRKDSVKICMDTFIKLYFNSVS
- the LOC100569025 gene encoding probable lysine-specific demethylase 4A isoform X1, whose translation is MDLYSINCIHVGNRNALYSIPPEYGHEFELLANRFFPTKPANCPAFLRHKVTMISPNILEQNAIPYNKITQEKGEFIITFPFGYHSGFNYGFNMAETIHFASSPRWVEYGIKASLCHCRKDSVKICMDTFIKLYFNSVS